The DNA region atattatgttttatatattctcaaattatatctactattatttttgtcaaacttgaatttataattactattttgataaaatttatattactattttgataataaaattagatacggtttaatttgaaagagaaatacttataatattattattttgatgaaagttatattattattttaatgattttaaatgcgattgaatttgggagaaaaatattatgatattaatattgcaattgaatattcgtgagatatatttttcttgggaaaacctatgataataaaataaaatgtataatgtatgtttgattatatgtttgtgtgcacgcgactaattattaaaatatattaaatcacgtaaagtgcaacacgagggaaatgaagctcttatatttgttgtgatccaagtataagggtgaggAACAGGTTGTCCAGTTTGGTTGGTATAGCTGCCgaaaggtattattatttctgatacttgatacgatgtttggtcttccttctatttgttgtgatccaagtagaaggggtgtgcacactagggttccctaagactactctgctggccttgaattatttggggtgacgacctcttgatgaagtagatataggggtaaagcctcggcctactggagttctcgttccctcaaattaaaaattgattatgtgtttgtcattattaaatatcaaattaataaactagtttatgtgatattatatatattgttttcttttaaactcaactatatattattttctaaaattaatttcaatttaattatattttattttcttaaaatcatTTTCGAATTTAATCGTTTTACGAGATGGAGttgaaattactcaatttcctaatttttggagtttttccttgtttttcttgcattcttatgttgcaggttattgattgcgtgggaatcgtggagtgaggatcacttagaaatatagcttttattagagtcgtatttcagtttaaatttttttaagttgtttaaattttatatggacacaggttacgtttcagtcttttcttatgttgtaagaccctttgttggatttaaaattattaagttatttcttagtcgttaagccttacatttattttattagaaatagatgtggcggtaacactcctaTGAGTAGGCTTTGgttaatgtttttcattaaaggtgttttcaaaagttcgacctattttgAGGGTGTTACACAAAGCTTGGTGAAACTTATCACTGATGCCATGAGAGTTGATAATGCTAATGTTTTTCAAAGACTGTATGTGTGTTTTAAGGGGTTGAAACATGGATGGTTAAAGGGATGTAGGAAGGTTATTTGTATCGATGCGTGCTTCCTAAAGACCTTTTTAGGTGGCCAACTACTAAGTGCCATTGGGAGAGACCACAATGATCAAATGTACCTAATATCATGGGCCGTTGTAGAGGGTGAAAACAATGAAATTTGGGAATGGTTTCTACAGAATCTTCAGATTGTTGTCAACTTAGGTGATGGGAACGACTTGGCTATTATATCAGATGAACACCAGGTTAGTCAGCTGTAGTTAGTTGTATTCTGTTAgttatttttacataattgttatatattgtCATTTATTCTTACACAAATGTTATTTTAGGCAATATTAAATGGTGTTGCTAAAGTGTTCCCCAAAGCTGAACACATACATTGTGTTGGACACATTTACGCTTATTGGCACAAGTCATTCAAGGGTGAGGAGTTGAAGCTTCTGTTTTGGAAGGCAGTTAAAGCGTACAATATGGCTGATTTTGAAGATGCTTTAGTGGAGATGGAGAAAATATTACCAGCAGCTGTGGATGGTTTCAAGAGGTACAACCCTGCTTGTTTTTGTAGGGCATATATGTCATCCACAACCAAAGTTGATGTCATTGTGAATAACATGGCATAAACATTTAACGGATATATTATCACTGCTCGAACAAAACACATTATGCACGTGTTGTAAGACATTAGAACACAAGTCATGTAACGGTTATACGTTAAAAAAGGAGATGTTAGTAAGTGGAAAGGTGATTATGGTCCTAGGGTTAAAGCTAGACTAGAAAAGGAGAGAGAGAAAGCTAAGAATTTTGATGTTATCCCTTCAACTAATATGATCTTCCAATGTAGTCATTATTTAATTGATGTTATGACTGTCAATTTAGAAAGTAGGACCTGCACATGTCGGAACTGGGATTTGACAGGGATTCCATTTCGACATGCTATTGCTTATATCTCTTTTGTTCGTAAAACTCCCAAAGATTACATTAATCCTTtgtacaaaaaggataaatattTGCGGGCATACGCCTATTCCATTCCACCAATGGAAGGGCCTCGATTTTGGCCTAAAACAGATCTTACACTCACACCTCCACCTATTAAAATAAGGCCTGGTACACCTCACTTGAATAGGAGGAAAGATCCccataaaaacccaaaaaaagtaGGAAGACTGAGTAGGCACGGTATGGAAATGACTTGTGGCATTTGCAAGGTTAAGGGTCACAACAAACAGAAATGTCCAAACAAGGGTAGGATGCCAACTAATGATGAACCACCACAACCTCCACGCAAGCAGGGCAGACCAAGAAAGGCATCAGCCTCTACAACAACAATCCCAGAGAATGTACAAGAAAAAGGAGCTCAACCAACAAGAATAGGTAGAAATGGaaggtaaatccatagtggtgtAGGGTCCAGAGGGGGAAGATCCGGACAAAGAGGGTGCAGAGGTGGTAGGACATCCACATCTGAAGTAATCGGATTTCCGACATCCACTTTGACTCTTTGAGAAGGGATGAGCAAGCCTAGATATCCGATCGGATTAGCTCGTATACCTAATACGTCTCTCGGAAAGAACgtttctcacaacaatttgtctTAATATAATATCTGTATCATCCGAAAGCAATCGGATATCCGAAAAAGTCGAATTGGATATTTGGACTATTCGTTATCCGAAAAGATTGGAGTTCTTAACGACATTCGAATTGGATATCCGATATTCGATAACCGATATCCGAGTAAGACTAAATtccaaattaaatttcaattacaTTAGACTTTaaccaaacaaatcaaatagaGATAAAAAGTCTAGCAATACAATAACCTTTTTTCATTCCATTTACAACGGTTAATACCCaacatgaaaaatgaaaatgcaTACTGACTATAAGGTAACAACTGACAGACCGACAACACTACAAGTCTAGTAGTctacaacaaaatagttttttcattcaaattacaACCAAGTTTGTGTGCACACTAGAGCTTTCACCGTTCTTAGAGATAGAGGGTTACGAAAAGTACCAAGTACTCGGCCACTTGTGCTAAATATGGATTCAAAAGCTACCGTGGATACTAAAATGGCCAACACATCCCTAGCAACGAGAGCAACAATGATAATCATCTTAGGGTGTGTTTAGTTGGTGATTTTTAAGGGTATGGAATGGTATGACAACCCATTCCAATGTTTGGTTTTGTAATTTTACATTAGGATCTCATATCCAAATGGATTCTCATACCTTTCCATTCCCTAAAATCCCATACCCTCCTACCCCCAAAGTTTCAAACTCCATTCCCCCCATATACAAACCCTAATTCAAATCTTCCTGTTCTTCACTTCCCCGTTCTTCAATCTTCCTCCGCCTTCTCTGTTCTCACATCTCCTTCAACCTTCGGTTCTCTGTTCTCACCGGTGGCCTACTGCTCCCGCTGCTCTTCGGTTCTTCACTTTCCCCGTACTCTGTTCTTCCTCCAGCAGCCCTGTTCTTCAATCTTCCTCCGCCTCCTCTGAAATTCACTTCTCCTTCAACCTTCGGTTCTCTGTTCTCACCGGTGGCCTCCTGCTCCCGCTGCTCTTCGGTTTTCGCTTTCCCCGTACTCTGTTCTTCCTCCAGCAGCCCAGTTTAttccaaagtatatacctttttttttttctttctgctATTCATTGCTTTGTTAATTATTAAACAATCTTTGTTAATCAATTGGATCAAACTCGTTGTACTGGAGATTGCTTTGTTTTGATGTTTTGATTGCTTATTCATTCGATTAAAGGACCAATTTTTTGTACTGGATGTTTGctgaatttttcttttgattgcTTTGTTTTCTTGATTGGGTTTTGCCAAGAAAGTCTGTGAGATTGATTTAGTCTGAAACTTTACACATTGTTCTTGGTTTATTTGAGGTTTTTGGATTGATTTCAAGAAATTTGGAATTGGGTTTTCAATTATTCATCTCATAATTCATTAAAGTTTGATTCTTTACGcattgttctttgtttgttTGAGGTTTTTGGATTAATTCCAAGCAATTTGGAGTTGGGTTTGCTTGCTGAATTTTTTGTACTGGAAATTGCTGAATTTTTTGGATTAGTTTATACTGGATGTTTGTACTGGAGCATACCAATCTAGGCCGTTTATGAAATTGATGATGCTCAGTTTGTACTGGATTAATTCAAATGCTCAGTTTGTTAACAATGTCAATTAGCCATAGTAATGATTGCTAGATTAATTTGATGATTGCTATATATAAACTGGACAGTGAATCCATTGcataattgaaccaaacagtgtgaatggattgaatatctattacaggattgaaccaaacagttttaGTCTGGTGTGGGGTTCTAAATCCATACCATCCTGGTATGGGGACCCCATACCATTCCAATCCTGCTCACTGAACCAAACGGACCCTTAATTATTTTTCCACTGCGGAAGACAAATTTCATTACCAACTCATGACTCAAAACAAAGAACTATATcctaataattgtattagttgaGATATTTAATTCATATATGGAAAGCTTATCGGGATGAGACTATTTCACACGAAAGTAGCTCACCCAAAATTCTCGTATGATTTCTCtaattcatcattttaaaattataagtgataattaatcacttgaaaaaataaaaaagagataacattaaatttataagtgatTAATTTATGACAATAAAAGTTTATTGGGTCAACCTAATAGAATTGAGACGGATTgacttgaaaatatttgtttattttctgTGTTGTTATTGTTCTTTCCATTTACTTTCTGTGCAGATCAAgtgcaaattttaaaaattaaatacttttaactgtgagtttttaaaattcaaaaaaattaatatttaaataaaatatattaagacgaatctattaAAATTGCATTgataagaaattataatcaaaatttaatactccctcctattcaccttagatgtcccatttacttttgagacactattcctctatcactcttaaattgcattttattattaatctataagttaaaacatagtcatgtgggatcttatttgattcgttttgatgtaaaaattattaatatcaactgttttataatttttaattgtatataacttgatatattaaagattgaataagtgcatttgatagagtgcataaagtaaatggaacacttaagatgaataggagggagtattaaaattCGTAAATGGAAAAAGACTGCAAATCACCCGAGCTAAAAAAAGCCATCCCAAAACCCTAGCAATAACATTTCTTCTAAAACCCCTACTTTGATTCCTTATATTCCAGAAGCCGCCTTCTTCCAGTTCCTCCATTTTTGTCTGTAAAAGGTATTTCCtctattcctttttcttttccaaatcCATTGTTTTTCCTGAAATTTGGGGTAAATATTAATCGGCGATGTTTATACTCTATTTCTGTTTCACTTTCTTTCAAATTTCACAAATTCTCATATGAAACGGTCTCATCTTAAGATAGTTTGTAACTTTGTATGTGTAAATCCGGATTCGAACCCATTAACTTTCGGAACTTTAGAACTTGTTCATCGTACAGATTTATGGCTATGATTATACAGAGAGAGGGTAGAGTAGGGAGGTTAATTCTATTTTCATGGATtgttttttgaagaaatatttTATTGCTAAAAATGCCGCTCCCTTTGAGATTTGAAGGTTGAGCTTTCTTTAACTTTTATGGTGTTTTTTCTTCATCTAcgtatttctttttaaaaactttCCATGTTTAATCGAATTATGAATTGATGGCTTTTTTTTGCCATCCTCCCTACTATGATGGATTTTCTCCAAGTACACTTGATATGAGCCTTCTTAATATTTTGCataatttttcttgtttttttttttacttcattTTGGCATTTTTATAGAATTGGGTCTTGTCTCACATGTTGATCAAATACCATTCCCCATAAAGGATCTTCGTTTCGATTTGGAAATTCAAAAACTGAAATAATTAGGTTTGGAACCAAAATAATTGAAGGTTGTATAGATAGGCCAATTTGATTAATAATATCTgcccaaaaccctaaaagccACGCATATAACCCTAATTCATTCTTTCCTGGCTTCATTCCTTCCTCATGTATTCCATCAAGAGATAGAAAGTCACGCACAGCCCTAATTCCTCATTCCTTTTACAACCTCTTCATCTTCTCCTTTGATCTTTAGTCCTTCTACTCTTCAAGGTTAgtctatttatttttaattgttgttttgttctaattttcgtttaaaattaagtttgggTCTTTAATCTACACATAACCGTGAATCGATTGTTGCTCGACACATAACCctaattcaattaaaattagtatgggtCATTTTTGCTCTACGCATAACCCTAATTAGATTGTTGTTTGGGTCTTTAATCTTCATTgcttttgttcttattttttgTTGCTTTTTTGTACTTGTTTGTGTTGTGTTCGTTTTGTGTTTGGTTAATCTGTGTTGGTTTCCATTTTTTTCGTTTTGAAGTATTtgcttttgttttgtattttttgtttgtatttttttacttttgttgttTATAATGTAGTCtgatgaatttttttgtttttttttctttcattgtgtttttgttttcgttttttgctttatttttttaacaatctGTGTTGATTGTTTATAATACAATAGACtttaataatcaaaaaattgaATACCTCTTTCGGACTGATATGCAAATCAAACATTTTTCTATgttttgttctttattttttgGTTTGTGCAAAATTTTCAATGTTCTTTATTCTATTAAATTTCGGTTTAGGCGGTGTGGGTTCGGTTTGAtctgttaaattgtgatttggtgcaatttgtttaaaaataaattaggttTGGATTTTTACTGAAAAATTGAAAACCGAATCAAATATGGTCTAATATGGTTTTGACAAAAGTTCAAGCTGTTGACCGAACTTTCACCCATACTGATTTTTGTTTCCGTTATTTTCCAAAAATTCAAGGTAAAAATTAATGGACGATGATTAAACTCTATTTCTATTTCCCACTTTCTTTCACTTTCCACAAGTTCTCATATAAGATGGTCTCATCTTAAGACGATTTCTTTGTCTCTTTCTCTCTTTTCCTTGTGTGTGTGTTTGAGTGTGTAAACCCGGATTCGAATCCACGACCTTTTCTATCATTAGAACAAAGATTTATGGGCTATGATTATAAAGAGAGAGGGTGGAGTAGGGAggttaattctatttttcatGGATTGTATTTTGAAGAAATTGATTTTTGCTAAAAATGCCGCTCCCTTTGAGATTTGAAGGTTGAGCTTTCTGTAATTTTTATGGCGTTTTTGCTTCATCTACATATTTCTTTCTAAAACTTTCCTTGTTTAATcgaattatgaattaattgcTTTTTTTGCCATTCTCCCTACTATGATGGATTTTCTCCAAGTACACTTGATATGAGCCCTTCTAATATTTTAccccttttttctttgttttttgaatttaaactGCATGTTTTTAGATTTGTGTCTTATTTTTGCTGTAGATTAAATACCGCTCCCTGAAAGGGTTCTTGTGTTGATTCTTACCCAACCCTTGTCTTCCCTGTAAtccaataaaattttatttttattatttggtattcaaaggaaaaattatttttgctttttaaataCTTTGGAATTTGATTTCTAGGATTTTTTTGATCGTTTTGCGTTGTTGAAAGTgaaattcacttttttttttctagtagATTTGGGTTCTTGAAGGAATTCTGTCAAGTAGAAAAACAAACAATGCCGAAGAATGGAAAGGATAGAACCATGGAAAGTAATGCAGATTTCTTGGTGAGTTTGTCCATATTAATTCTCATTTTTGATGGGTTTTCTAAATTCGTAGtttattaatatgataattaatttccAACCACAGCCATTAGAAGGTGGTCCGGCTCGTAAGCTTCCCAAAGGTGAAGATTTAGATAACAAAGCTACTGTGGTTTATATTGGAAGGATTCCACATGGCTTCTACGAGGATGAAATGGAGGGTGTGTGTGTTGTCTTTCGCCTTTTATTATGTATCTGAGTTTTTTGTTTGGTATTTTTGGTTGATTAAATTATCTTAACCTTTTCAGGTTTCTTTCAACAATTTGGAACCATTAAGAGATTAAAAATTGCACGAAACAGGAAGGTAGAATACATTcaattaatttgaatttgaggTATCAGAATTGATCTTGTTTTTATTTTCGAAAAAGTGATCTTTGTACATCTAGTATTGTGCAGTGCATCCCATTTCTCTTGATCTAGTTATATAATTTGACCCcttttttttgatatatatgttaTGTGCTTTGAATGTTCTACAGACTGGAAAATCTAAGCACTATGGTTTCATCGAATTCGAGTATCCAGAGGTGGTCTCATTTCTCAGATGCGGATTAATATTTGGACTTTATTACCTTCTCTAACTTTTGCCTCTGTTTACAGGTTGCAAAAATAGTTTCAGAATGTATGCACAATTATTTGCTGCTTGAGCACATGCTGCAAGTACACTTAATTCCTCCAGAGCATGTACATCCTAGATTGTAAGTCTTGTATTATTTTAGGTATGAAAGTTAAGGACTGCAGGGCCTGTAGTTTTGTTGTCCTTCCACAAAAAAGACAAGTAAACCCTAAGACTAGTTGGAACTTGATTGTTATTTTGGGTGTACATGAAGCATATGTTGCTATTTATTGCTGTGATTGAACTCATTTGACTGAGCTATCTTTTTTTACCATATTTATTTGGACTGTTAGGGAAGCCTTTTGTCTAATCAGGAAAATGGAAAGAAATCAAGATAAATTGAATGAAATGTTCATTTCAGGAATTGAAATTGTTCCCTCTTATACGTTTTGATTAACAAAAGCATCATCTTGTAGGAATCCCAAACACAGTACCGAATAAGCTTACTGCTATGGCCTCACTTGCTAAACGTCATTCACAATCAATGCGAAtaattttgttgataatttcaTAAACCTTTACAAGATGATTGTGAATTTGTGATACTTTGAGGTGGGtgatattttgcactatgccCCCAAACCCTTCATGTGTTCCTCCATTGTGATGGATTGCCATAATTGgttcttaataaaaaaaaatcacgaTCATTTTAGTCCGATCATGTTGCATGTCTACATTCAACCATTAGGTTATTGAAGAACGTTGATCAATTGAGTACTAAAGGGCATTATATTGCCTTTATTCAAAAGCTTCGTAGCTAATAGGTCTTGCTTGTGTCTTGGAAAACATCATAGTTGGTAAGTGGTGGTTAAGTTGTGAGGTTCTGTGAAAGTGTTGACTTCCTATTTGTTGATTCAAGTGTTTGTGGGGGATTGGATGGTGGGTAGTTGATAAGTGCAACTATGGGGATGAGATGTTGAAAATACACGTTGAAGTGAAGGTTAGTTGACCATTGGTCATTGGTTTTCTTAGTGATTGAAGACTATTAAAGTAATAGAGACTGGTTGTGAGGTTCCGTGAGAGTGTTGACGTCCTATTTGTTCACTGTAATTGTTTGTGGGGGATTAGATGGTCGGTTGATGGTTAGTGCAATAATGGGGTTGAGATGTTCAAAATAGGCGTTGGAGTGAAAGCTAGGTGGCCGTTGGTCATTGGTTTTCTTAATGATTGGAGACTATTAAAGTAGAAGAGGTTGGTTGGAAACTTTGATGGTGCTGGATTGATGCTAATATGGAGTTGGGTATGATTGTTTAGTTGTAGTTTGGCTGGTGTTGGCTGCTAACTTTATTGAGTGTTGATTGGGTTGGCAAAGATGATGACTTTCTTTCGGACAGAAATGTAATAGCTGAACTTTATGCTTTTCAGGATGGGGTTTGGAGCTTTGTTGCTTGGACTTTGGCGGATGGGGGTTATGAAAAATCATTGAAACATTTATTTTCTAAGGGGAAAAGAAATGAAAGAACAAAACATTGTGTTTTTTATGGTAGTTTTTTCTTTGCATTGCTGTTTATGTTATGTGCATCTGCGATGTAGATTGCTTTATTTCCTTGGTGATTGGAGCTTGTGAAAATGGGAGCAGATGATTAGTAAATAAGATGTTGATAGGTTGATGGATTTGGTTGTGATTGTAATTTTAGTCGAGTTGGTGTTGGTTCCTTACTATATTTATGTAGATGGAGTTTGTGTTCGCTTTTGGGTTGTAAAAGAAGGTAGAATTTTTTCCCGTACTGAAATGTAATAGGTGATTTCATACTTTGTAACCCTTAATTTTAAAAGGCGCGAGGAGCTTCAAGGATTTGGGATCCCTAGAGCCTAGGGCACCTGGTGAAGGCGCCTTAGAAACTAGAAAAACAATTAACTCGAAAAAAATCCAGAAGAGAAATCATGGGAAgagaaatgaagaagatgagtaaatATAGATCGTGGCTGCCCATTTTAAATGGGTTTCGCCAAGATCAAATGCTCCTCGAGGTGCTCGTAAAAGGTACTATGAGGCACTCACATCAAGGATTCTCCTCCCCAAGCCTAGGCCTTTCAAATTGTCCATACCATCACTTGCCAATGCGCACTTTTTAAGATCAAATGCTCCTCGAGGCGCTCGTAAAAGGTACTATGTGGCACTCAGATTAAGGATTCAACTCGCCAAGCCTAGCCCTTTCAAAGTATCTCACACCATCACCCACCAAAGAACACTTTTTACGActaatagctcaaacttgataaaACTAATTGATTCTTTGCCTAGATGTGTATAGtttgttgtattatttttttttttggatttgacGATTTAACTTGCTTGAACTTTTAGAAAATCTCAATCTTAAggcattgcgttaacatccacaatttgcattttttttagTAGTGTTCAAAAATACTTTTGATACATAATTTTGTCATGCTTTGGGCTGTTTTTAAAGTTCATGTTATCTTTTTAtgtagctatatattatttaattaactaGTTATAGACTTCcattttttaagtttaaatgTCTTTTGTTGACAATTATATCAAATAGGAACTTGTTTTATCACCTGCAAAATTCTATTTAATATAGTGTCATGCAGCTTGTTTATCTATATTTCAGGGTTGTTTTCTACTGCATATTAATTCACTCTTATAATCATTTATGCTCTATTGCTTATGAGTTCTGTGTCCATTTATTCGTAGGATCAActttgataatttttccttcattatGGTGCTAAAGTGCTACTCCTGAATTGTTTATATCTATGTCTAGCTGGTTAAATTTTTCTCACTAGATTTTGGTTCATTTTACTTCCATGCGGCTGCTGACTTTTGTACCTGGTATTATAGGTGGAAAGGTTTAAATCGTAAGCAGAAGGTGCCAGTTCATTTTGTTCAAATAGAAAGGTTTAAGCATAACAAGGTATATGTAAAATCAGAGTGCCATAACTTCAATTTGAAAATCTTTTTGATAGTCGTATTAATATAAGGCTGTTCAGGATAGGACACTGGAGGAGCACAAGAAATTGCTTAAAGCAATCCTGAAGCGAGACAGGAAACGAAAAAGTAAAATAGAGGCTGCTGGCGTTGATTATGAATGTCCTGAAATTGTAAGATCTTTCAACCTCTATTTAAGCATGAGACTTATTTGCTGTGTGGCTGTGCTTATGTATGTTGCTTGCAATTTTCCTGTGGACGCAAGTTTCCCGTGTTGCTTTTTATAATGGCTCTAATTGTACATTGACAAGTAGAGGCTATTTATGTTTGTGGGTGAGTTTGCTATTACCCACCACACTAGCCTAGACCTGCTGTTATGTTCACATATGCAAAACGAGGATTATGGGTACAAAAAGGAATATCAGCAGAAATCTGTTAAGATATAATAACAAGACAGCAAACGTTTGCAAGGATGTGTTTGAGTGAGTGTAACAACCGATTTAGAGCTTGGGCTGTTAGCTATTCATTTCTTTGAAGATATTTATCAATAAATCTTCCCCCCTCTCGTTTTCACAACCTTCCTCCTCCCTTTTCTcctttctccttttttttattgagGTTCTTTTACGTTTCTATGTACTTGACTACTACACTAGATAACAGAGTTTTGGTAAACAAAACGAGGACAAAGAGAGGAGGGTTAATGTGACCATAGCAAATGCTAGCAATTGGCGCTGTTTTATAGAACCGACTCTTGAGAATCTCAAACAATGCTTGTTCCTGTTTTTATGTCGCTATTACATTGAGTGGCTTCTCTTTTGCATATGCTTTGAAAAAGAGACCTTTTGTTTTCCGTTTAGCTAGTTTCGTTACACTTGAAAATCTCATGCACTGCAATTGTTAGAGTGGGATATGATGATAGTAAGTTCAGTGTGCACAAGTTCCTATCATATTAAGTTTAACCTAACATTAATCTATCGTTacatcaaaaaaatattcatacatCTGTATGTTGCTCTTTCCTTAAATTGTGGGGACTAGGGAGGAGGATATTAACATATTAGCTTTAGTGATTTACCTTGAAGTTTTTATTAGAGCCCTGATGACGTGCCATAAAATTTTAGTGCAAGTATACGCACAAGTCACAACTGTTTCTTTAATCCTGCTCAACTTATTGAAAGGGaatgtaaattttatatttaaaaaggttatatttttttattttaccgGTCTCTTACTTTTTGGGGTAAAATTGACCACATTTCTCTAGTCGTCTCTGTGAAGGAAGTACATGTATGAATTGTCCATCACCTTCCCTCAGTCAAACCCTGTTTTTGAGTgggatattgggttgatgatgatgatgatatttttgattttattttagacatTGTTGCTAACATTGAGGTCCCATAGATAAGGTCAGGCAGTCGTTGGCTGTCTTTTTGTGACCACCTTATGAGTTTTGTTGATGGAAGGTCAAGATTAGAATGGTAAATATTGGGCTGTTAATTAACGAGCTTGAAATCCTGCTGTTGAAATAAGGTTGGTGTGTTATTTAGTAATCTCGACATTGGTACCTATAAAATCGAT from Amaranthus tricolor cultivar Red isolate AtriRed21 chromosome 3, ASM2621246v1, whole genome shotgun sequence includes:
- the LOC130808537 gene encoding uncharacterized protein LOC130808537, producing the protein MLGKGSPLGKASRMLWQRSKFYLYGGWDSKRVVYVVKSVDGEHKCSRNTKKNRQMKSRWVADQFLEVFKVRPHWQAKEIMATIKKAFGVLVNKDFAYRVKYHAHRMLHGSMLEHYTKLGSYIEALKHINPQSVTSGLKHGWLKGCRKVICIDACFLKTFLGGQLLSAIGRDHNDQMYLISWAVVEGENNEIWEWFLQNLQIVVNLGDGNDLAIISDEHQAILNGVAKVFPKAEHIHCVGHIYAYWHKSFKGEELKLLFWKAVKAYNMADFEDALVEMEKILPAAVDGDVSKWKGDYGPRVKARLEKEREKAKNFDVIPSTNMIFQCSHYLIDVMTVNLESRTCTCRNWDLTGIPFRHAIAYISFVRKTPKDYINPLYKKDKYLRAYAYSIPPMEGPRFWPKTDLTLTPPPIKIRPGTPHLNRRKDPHKNPKKVGRLSRHGMEMTCGICKVKGHNKQKCPNKGRMPTNDEPPQPPRKQGRPRKASASTTTIPENVQEKGAQPTRIGRNGR
- the LOC130808228 gene encoding uncharacterized RNA-binding protein C1827.05c-like; the protein is MPKNGKDRTMESNADFLPLEGGPARKLPKGEDLDNKATVVYIGRIPHGFYEDEMEGFFQQFGTIKRLKIARNRKTGKSKHYGFIEFEYPEVAKIVSECMHNYLLLEHMLQVHLIPPEHVHPRLWKGLNRKQKVPVHFVQIERFKHNKDRTLEEHKKLLKAILKRDRKRKSKIEAAGVDYECPEIEGVNLPAPKKIRFD